A genomic region of Pelodiscus sinensis isolate JC-2024 chromosome 19, ASM4963464v1, whole genome shotgun sequence contains the following coding sequences:
- the NPFF gene encoding pro-FMRFamide-related neuropeptide FF: MGFIKQDAVPRETGGSADVGTLNQTGAAVTNGWTDAGRGGETESVCHGSGAGRRPEAGGVRLRDPGEAPPRHAPPRPWHAAVLKQPPLAVAFQALAGRCCGFIPVIIRKQPGPRAQAGAGAVSPGAAGASLGPAHSHFRSPAPEPPPRQRGGSRPSGAGLRVGGYKSRSRGRRSHSARRQRAWDDPAAMDPRLALLLALLAGAPRTSRALEGGGLSKETPAEEPAGYLERLRDGLQESEDRASWPAPAERPPGPLLRSLLQALQRPARSPSFLFQPQRFGRETRGSWGSEGRLSQRGWDSTAAQFWSMAVPQRFGRKK, translated from the exons ATGGGTTTCATTAAGCAGGACGCGGTGCCGCGGGAGACAGGCGGCAGCGCCGACGTGGGGACACTTAACCAGACAGGCGCTGCCGTGACAAATGGGTGGACTgacgcggggaggggaggggaaaccgagtcagtctgccatggctctggggcagggcggaggccagaggctgggggggtCCGGCTGAGGGACCCTGGTGAAGCCCCCCCCCGACAcgctcccccccggccctggcaCGCAGCTGTGCTAAAGCAGCCTCCATTAGCTGTCGCTTTCCAGGCGCTTGCGGGCCGCTGCTGTGGATTTATCCCTGTAATAATCCGCAAACAGCCCGGCCCGCGGGCTCAGGCCGGTGCTGGCGCCGTGTCCCCCGGGGCTGCCGGCGCCTCGCTGGGCCCTGCACACAGTCACTTCCGCAGCCCGGCCCCCGAGCCCCCGCCTCGCCAGCGAGGGGGGAGCCGCCCGTCAGGCGCGGGGCTCCGGGTGGGGGGATATAAGAGCCGCAGCCGGGGGAGGCGTTCGCACAGCGCGAGGAGGCAGCGGGCGTGGGACGACCCTGCAGCCATGGACCcgcgcctggccctgctgctggccctgctggcgGGCGCCCCGAGGACCAGCCGGGCCCTGGAAGGCGGGGGCCTGTCCAAGGAGACCCCGGCGGAGGAGCCCGCGGGCTACCTGGAGAGACTCCGCGACGGGCTG CAGGAGAGCGAGGACCGAGCCTCCTGGCCCGCGCCGGCCGAGCGCCCACCGGGGCCCCTGCTCCGCtcgctgctccaggccctgcagcgccccgcccgcagcccctccttcctcttccaGCCCCAAAG GTTTGGCCGAGAGACGCGGGGCAGCTGGGGCAGCGAGGGCCGGCTCAGCCAGCGGGGCTGGGACTCCACGGCCGCCCAGTTCTGGAGCATGGCCGTGCCCCAGCGCTTCGGCCGGAAGAAGTGA